From Deltaproteobacteria bacterium, one genomic window encodes:
- the rsxA gene encoding electron transport complex subunit RsxA, with protein MKTVFLIIIGTVFVNNFVLARFLGLCPFMGVSKRIETATGMGMAVVFVMTVASSVTWNIQEYLLVPFQLVYLQTIMFILVIAALVQFVEMFIRKVSPALYESLGIFLPLITTNCAVLGVALLTVQKNLDFFSTIIFAFGSSLGFTLALVLMAGIRERVELADVPKPFKGTASAFITAGILSLAFMGFSGMVK; from the coding sequence GTGAAAACTGTTTTTCTGATTATCATCGGGACGGTCTTCGTCAATAACTTTGTTCTGGCTCGGTTCCTGGGCCTTTGCCCGTTCATGGGCGTTTCCAAAAGGATCGAAACCGCTACCGGTATGGGCATGGCGGTGGTCTTCGTCATGACCGTGGCATCCTCCGTGACATGGAACATCCAGGAGTACCTGCTTGTCCCCTTTCAGCTTGTATATCTTCAGACCATCATGTTTATCCTTGTCATCGCCGCCCTGGTGCAGTTCGTGGAGATGTTTATCCGTAAGGTCAGCCCCGCGCTTTACGAATCCCTTGGAATCTTCCTACCCCTGATCACTACCAACTGTGCCGTTCTGGGTGTGGCGCTGCTGACCGTTCAGAAGAACCTTGATTTCTTCTCGACAATCATCTTCGCATTCGGTTCCTCCCTCGGATTTACCTTGGCCCTCGTCCTTATGGCCGGCATCAGGGAGCGGGTGGAACTGGCCGACGTCCCTAAGCCGTTCAAGGGAACGGCCTCCGCCTTCATCACCGCCGGTATCCTGTCACTCGCCTTCATGGGCTTCTCCGGGATGGTAAAGTAA